A section of the Triticum dicoccoides isolate Atlit2015 ecotype Zavitan chromosome 7A, WEW_v2.0, whole genome shotgun sequence genome encodes:
- the LOC119332394 gene encoding 65-kDa microtubule-associated protein 1-like: MAGGITCGSLLQKLQLVWDEVGESDEDRDKVLYQLDQECLDVYKRKVDQATNSRDLLIQALDDSKIELARLLSALGEKAVARTPEKTSGTIKQQLAAIAPTLEQLNKKKNERKREFVSVQSQIDQICGEIAGTTEVGEQVATPQVNEDDLTLERLEDFRSQLQELEKEKSNRLEKVLEYVSMVHDLCTVLGMDFLSTVTEVHPSLDDSIADNCKSISDDTLSKLDKTVATLHEDKKLRLSKLQELAGQLYDLWDLMDAPTQERSMFDHVTCNRSASVDEVTAPGALALDLIEQAETEVQRLDQLKYSKMKEIAFKKQTELEDIYAGAHTVIDTAAAHMKLLALIEAGNIEPTELIADMEGQIAKAKEEALSRKDILDKVEKWMSACEEESWLEDYNRDDNRYNSSRGAHLNLKRAEKARILVSKIPALVETLVAKTRAWEESRGLSFMYDGVPLLAMLDEYVMLREEREEDKKRMKEQKRYVEQKLNTDHEGPFGSRVSPNRPATAKKIPGPKSNGTSMNGTPPSRRLSISGQQNGRSGGKDSKRDSMTKAVSSPGNGAAAAAAKEDASSHISGTDLAPTTP, encoded by the exons ATGGCCGGCGGCATCACTTGTGGATCCTTGCTGCAGAAATTACAG cttgtgtgggatgaagttggtgAGAGTGACGAGGACCGTGACAAGGTCCTGTACCAGCTGGACCAGGAGTGCCTGGATGTTTACAAGAGGAAAGTTGATCAGGCCACCAACTCTAGGGATCTCCTTATCCAGGCGCTGGATGACTCAAAGATTGAGCTTGCCAGGCTTCTTTCTGCTCTCGGGGAAAAAGCGGTAGCAAGAACT CCTGAGAAGACATCAGGGACAATCAAGCAACAGCTAGCTGCTATCGCTCCAACACTTGAGCAGttgaataagaagaagaatgagaggaagagggaattTGTTAGTGTACAGTCACAAATTGATCAAATATGTGGTGAGATTGCTGGTACCACAGAGGTTGGTGAGCAGGTAGCTACACCACAGGTCAACGAGGATGATTTGACACTTGAGAGGCTTGAAGATTTTCGGTCCCAACTCCAGGAGCTTGAGAAAGAGAAG AGCAATAGGTTGGAGAAAGTTCTTGAGTATGTAAGTATGGTGCATGATCTATGTACTGTCTTGGGGATGGATTTTCTCAGCACCGTGACTGAAGTTCATCCCAGTCTAGATGACTCTATTGCTGATAACTGCAAGAGCATCAGCGACGATACATTATCAAAACTTGACAAGACAGTAGCCACACTTCATGAAGATAAAAAGTTGAGGCTAAGCAAG CTTCAAGAGCTTGCTGGTCAACTGTATGATCTTTGGGATCTCATGGATGCTCCGACACAAGAAAGGAGCATGTTTGATCATGTTACCTGCAACAGATCAGCATCTGTAGATGAAGTCactgctcctggagctcttgccctTGATTTAATTGAACAG GCTGAGACAGAGGTTCAAAGGCTAGACCAGCTAAAATACAGCAAGATGAAAGAAATCGCTTTCAAGAAGCAAACTGAGTTGGAAGACATCTATGCCGGTGCTCACACAGTAATAGACACCGCAGCTGCCCATATGAAATTGTTGGCACTGATTGAGGCAGGGAACATAGAACCAACAGAACTAATTGCAGATATGGAAGGTCAGATAGCAAAAGCAAAGGAAGAAGCATTGAGCAGGAAAGATATATTGGATAAAGTTGAAAAATGGATGTCTGCGTGTGAAGAAGAAAGCTGGCTTGAAGATTATAACAGA GATGACAACAGATATAACTCCAGCCGAGGTGCCCATCTGAATCTCAAACGCGCGGAAAAAGCTCGTATTCTTGTCAGCAAGATTCCAG CGCTTGTCGAAACTCTGGTGGCCAAGACTAGAGCATGGGAAGAGAGCCGTGGTCTGTCCTTTATGTATGACGGTGTACCGCTTCTAGCTATGTTGGATGAGTATGTTATGCTGAGGGAGGAAAGAGAAGAAGACAAGAAAAGAATGAAG GAACAAAAGCGCTACGTCGAGCAGAAACTGAACACTGACCATGAAGGGCCGTTTGGATCGCGAGTCAGCCCCAACAGGCCTGCTACGGCGAAGAAGATACCTGGCCCAAAGTCCAACGGCACCTCCATGAACGGCACTCCTCCGAGCAGAAGACTATCAATCAGTGGCCAGCAGAATGGAAGGTCTGGGGGGAAGGACAGCAAGAGAGACAGCATGACGAAGGCCGTGTCGTCTCCGGGGAACGGAGCCGCCGCCGCAGCTGCCAAGGAAGACGCATCCTCCCACATCTCCGGCACCGACCTGGCTCCGACCACGCCGTGA